One window of Diabrotica undecimpunctata isolate CICGRU chromosome 8, icDiaUnde3, whole genome shotgun sequence genomic DNA carries:
- the LOC140448850 gene encoding uncharacterized protein, with protein sequence MVHELTEDDPDRRLQYCETIDNNISQDPSYLRHICFSNEATFYLNGHVHRQNVRYWSDENPRLFRECHTQFPTKLNVWAGILGNHIIGPFFIKGNLTGESYLNLLETQIIPAIHDVLTNNPGEFTQDIILQQDGAPPHYDAGVRNFLINLYPRRWIGRRGFIEWPPRSPDLTPLDFYLWGYLKSKLYGSQLTTVDELRQRIIEECDRIDMQTLQRVREATKQRIYFCQEVNGEHLHSFRASPAVI encoded by the coding sequence aTGGTGCACGAATTGACAGAGGATGATCCAGATCGACGACTGCAATATTGTGAAACTATAgataataatatttcacaagatcCAAGTTATTTAAGACATATTTGTTTTTCCAATGAAGCTACATTCTATTTAAATGGTCATGTACATCGACAAAACGTAAGATATTGGTCTGACGAAAACCCTCGATTGTTTCGAGAGTGTCATACTCAATTTCccactaaattaaatgtttgggcaggtatactAGGCAATCACATTATAGGCCCTTTTTTTATCAAAGGCAATTTAACGGGGGAAAGCTATCTTAATCTATTGGAAACACAAATAATTCCTGCAATTCATGATGTGCTTACAAACAATCCAGGCGAATTCACCCAAGATATTATTCTCCAGCAAGATGGAGCTCCGCCTCATTACGATGCTGGCGTtcgaaattttttaattaatttgtatCCGAGAAGATGGATTGGACGTCGTGGATTCATTGAATGGCCACCAAGATCACCAGATCTTACTCCTCTAGATTTTTACCTATGGGGTTACCTTAAATCCAAACTGTATGGGAGCCAGTTGACGACAGTTGATGAACTCCGTCAAAGAATAATCGAAGAATGTGATAGGATTGATATGCAGACCCTACAAAGGGTTAGGGAGGCAACGAAACAAAGAATCTACTTCTGCCAGGAAGTAAATGGAGAACATCTCCATTCATTTCGAGCATCTCCTGCAGTAATTTAA